One Elaeis guineensis isolate ETL-2024a chromosome 10, EG11, whole genome shotgun sequence genomic window carries:
- the LOC105035143 gene encoding uncharacterized protein: protein MAPLLFKEMKGVNFSCASPASAAVCTSIDRRSMVRPSIGRALDRHSPHIRDSRRAKAISNPMSQASSKSKSYKQKSRKSSDKQVELISPAGSSRYLLNDSPFLDVFPELEEPVPPLLQVEPARLRTSKGDESAAARLPSSKRDDSAILWPCSFKTDDSTFARPSSSKADDYSVLRPSSFVGDDSAVFRPSSFKGDESPVFRPSSFKGDDSVVSRSSAFRGEESAVLRPSSTRPQDQVVVLRVSLHCKGCEGKVRKHISKMAGVTSFNIDFAMKKVTVIGDVTPLGVLNSISKVKNAQFWPSPS, encoded by the exons ATGGCTCCTTTGCTCTTCAAGGAAATGAAAGGAGTTAACTTCTCTTGTGCATCCCCGGCATCCGCTGCGGTATGCACGAGCATAGACCGTAGATCCATGGTCCGGCCAAGCATTGGGAGAGCCCTCGATCGTCACTCGCCTCATATACGAGACTCGCGAAGAGCCAAAGCTATTAGTAATCCAATGTCTCAAGCCTCATCTAAGTCCAAGTCCTACAAGCAGAAGAGCAGGAAAAGCTCAGACAAACAAGTTGAACTAATTAGCCCTGCAGGTTCTTCTCGGTATCTACTAAATGATTCTCCCTTCTTAGACGTGTTTCCTGAGTTGGAGGAACCAGTTCCTCCTCTTCTCCAAGTAGAACCGGCAAGGCTGCGGACTTCGAAGGGAGATGAGTCGGCTGCTGCAAGGCTGCCTTCTTCCAAGAGAGATGATTCAGCTATTTTATGGCCATGTTCTTTCAAGACAGATGATTCAACTTTTGCAAGGCCATCTTCTTCTAAAGCTGATGATTACTCTGTCTTAAGGCCATCTTCTTTTGTGGGAGATGATTCAGCTGTTTTCAGGCCATCTTCTTTTAAGGGAGACGAGTCACCTGTTTTTAGGCCATCTTCTTTTAAGGGAGATGATTCAGTTGTTTCAAGGTCATCTGCTTTTAGGGGAGAAGAGTCGGCTGTTTTAAGACCCTCTTCTACTAGACCACAAGATCAG GTTGTGGTGTTACGGGTCTCTTTGCACTGCAAGGGTTGTGAAGGGAAAGTAAGGAAGCACATCTCCAAGATGGCAG GAGTGACGTCCTTCAACATCGACTTCGCCATGAAAAAGGTGACGGTGATCGGAGATGTCACGCCACTGGGTGTGCTGAACAGCATCTCAAAGGTGAAGAATGCACAATTCTGGCCATCACCATCATGA